A single Trypanosoma brucei gambiense DAL972 chromosome 9, complete sequence DNA region contains:
- a CDS encoding variant surface glycoprotein (VSG), putative: MSDWLHTSSLLTLITALTVTLDPRTAETAQSNGINKLGWQHLCTTSNELDELPAEILQGGQGILHNTAKLAAESTRAQIYLFASAPEDEWQKVATPAAYMAAKAEKSRQHYESTDLAKQFTAATAATYLKGRLDEFLSIASATSEGANGDCIVSDNDNAVVLGSTPQDGITCKMQLSSVSPKRRTTTNIQPNGITSSPPTSNTGNQHQHASRTCKLFNPKTSGLSTNGNLAQKIPYAGGYYATGTSGAAELSVADTKDINSLSQPEVKPWKDALASLKGLPQASDEQHRNETNSLETSALAAEIIGRAISNKAGQNSEQIKKEREGIFTEKSATVAYKLLGKIHDYELPAAVAGQTVKTKLGAITDQAELQALLMHFTLRKLQQSEAIKQQLNEAVIQATHVNAAGVCNKIKDATECNNNPICSYNESTSEVDKKCQFNETKVKANNVPVTQAQTAGGTTAPSDRCTKHKDKANCEKENEGQKPGEKAHCGWIEEKCKDSAFHPQKEICL, from the coding sequence aTGTCCGACTGGTTGCACACCAGCTCACTTCTAACCCTAATAACGGCATTAACCGTGACTTTGGATCCGCGCACTGCCGAAACCGCCCAAAGCAACGGCATCAACAAGCTCGGGTGGCAACACCTGTGCACCACCAGCAATGAGCTAGACGAGCTACCGGCTGAGATACTGCAAGGCGGACAAGGCATTTTGCACAACACTGCTAAACTAGCAGCCGAAAGTACGCGAGCGCAAATATACTTATTTGCTTCTGCTCCCGAAGATGAGTGGCAGAAGGTAGCAACACCAGCCGCCTACATGGCAgcaaaagcagaaaagagCCGACAGCACTACGAAAGCACTGACCTAGCCAAGCAATTCACAGCGGCCACCGCGGCAACTTATTTGAAAGGCCGACTTGACGAGTTTTTGTCCATAGCGAGCGCCACAAGCGAAGGAGCCAACGGTGATTGCATCGTCTCTGACAACGACAACGCAGTAGTACTCGGAAGCACCCCACAAGATGGAATCACCTGCAAAATGCAGCTGAGCTCCGTTTCGCCAAAGCGACGGACCACGACAAACATCCAACCAAACGGGATCACGTCAAGCCCGCCGACATCAAACACTGGcaaccaacaccaacacgcCTCGAGGACCTGCAAGCTTTTCAACCCAAAAACATCGGGACTTTCAACAAATGGCAATTTAGCACAAAAAATACCATATGCTGGCGGCTATTACGCAACAGGTACAAGCGGTGCAGCAGAACTCTCGGTCGCCGACACCAAGGACATAAACAGCCTAAGCCAACCAGAGGTAAAGCCCTGGAAAGATGCGCTAGCAAGCTTGAAAGGCCTGCCTCAAGCCTCAGATGAACAACACAGAAACGAAACGAACAGCCTGGAAACATCGGCGCTGGCGGCAGAAATAATCGGCCGAGCGATCTCAAACAAAGCAGGACAAAACAGcgagcaaataaaaaaggagcgGGAAGGCATTTTCACCGAGAAGTCTGCAACAGTAGCGTACAAGCTTCTAGGAAAGATTCATGACTATGAACTCCCGGCCGCAGTAGCAGGCCAAACTGTGAAGACCAAACTGGGCGCTATAACCGACCAAGCGGAGCTGCAGGCACTACTAATGCACTTCACACTGAGGAAACTACAGCAATCAGAGGccataaaacaacaactaaacGAAGCGGTAATCCAGGCAACTCACGTTAATGCTGCCGGCGTttgtaataaaataaaagatgcAACagaatgcaacaacaaccctATCTGCAGTTATAACGAAAGCACATCTGAGGTTGACAAAAAGTGCCAAtttaatgaaacaaaagtcAAAGCAAACAACGTCCCTGTAACACAAGCTCAAACTGCAGGAGGAACAACTGCACCCTCAGATAGGTgcacaaaacacaaagataAAGCAAactgtgaaaaggaaaatgagggTCAGAAACCGGGTGAAAAAGCTCATTGTGGCTGGAtcgaagaaaaatgcaaagattcTGCTTTTCATcctcaaaaagaaatttgctTATGA